A window of the Linepithema humile isolate Giens D197 chromosome 4, Lhum_UNIL_v1.0, whole genome shotgun sequence genome harbors these coding sequences:
- the LOC105672315 gene encoding trypsin-1: MSMFAKICQLVLFSLYIQYCRCLPTSFDESIIDLVGNQEWLARLQHLEHRFPENISDLHFRGKRLINLGPGISTKQKTYQACTALGNQSGHCKHLSGCVLEEFRSNFARFVDYMCIIEQTYVGVCCPDSVATARSEKVFDDDLASLLPAIANPDDDREEWDKVTENEDENGPSVNKSSDNNNTILRKNATLSDTKEEMRNPRRPRGCGTSARTKIRVVGGRPADPKEWPWMAALLRQGAIQYCGGVLITDRHVLTAAHCVYRYKPRDITVRLGEYDFTESGETRSLDFTVSEIRMHRDFRLNTYENDIGIIKIHRPTTFNSYIWPICLPPIQHTFENKSAIVTGWGTQYYGGPASTVLMEASIPVWPQERCVRSFTQRIPNTTMCAGAYEGGRDACQGDSGGPLLHQLSNGRWVNIGIVSWGIRCGEPGFPGIYTRVSSYLDWIFANAVF, from the exons ATGtcaatgtttgcaaaaatctGTCAACTTGTGCTATTTTCATTGTATATTCAATATTGCCGATGTCTTCCTACTTCCTTCGACGAAAGTATTATAG ATCTGGTCGGGAATCAGGAATGGCTAGCACGTCTTCAACATTTGGAACATCGATTTCCGGAAAACATTTCCGACCTGCACTTTCGCGGCAAACGGCTTATCAATCTAGGTCCTGGAATTTCAACTAAACAG aaAACGTATCAAGCTTGCACTGCACTGGGTAATCAGAGCGGTCACTGTAAACACCTCAGCGGATGCGTCCTTGAGGAGTTCCGCTCGAACTTTGCACGATTCGTGGATTATATGTGCATAATTGAGCAGAC GTACGTCGGTGTGTGTTGCCCGGACAGTGTCGCGACAGCTCGATCGGAAAAAGTTTTTGATGATGATTTAGCCAGCTTGTTACCAGCGATAGCAA ACCCAGACGACGACAGAGAAGAGTGGGATAAAGTCACCGAGAATGAGGACGAGAATGGACCATCTGTCAACAAGTCGTCGGACAACAATAATACGATTTTGCGGAAAAACGCAACTTTATCGGATACCAAGGAGGAGATGAGAAATCCACGAAGACCCAGAGGATGCGGCACGAGCGCAAGAACAAAGATCAGAGTCGTGGGTGGCCGGCCGGCTGATCCTAAAGAGTGGCCGTGGATGGCGGCTCTTCTCAGGCAAGGCGCGATTCAGTATTGCGGGGGTGTGTTGATCACCGATAGACATGTACTTACTGCCGCACACTGTGTTTACAG ATACAAACCACGCGACATCACGGTAAGACTCGGCGAGTACGATTTCACCGAGTCCGGAGAGACGCGATCGTTGGATTTTACGGTGTCGGAGATACGAATGCATAGAGATTTCAGATTGAATACTTACGAGAACGACATCGGTATCATTAAAATCCATCGACCCACCACGTTTAACAGCTACATCTGGCCAATCTGTCTTCCGCCCATTCAACACACATTTGAGAATAAAAGTGCCATCGTCACTG GTTGGGGCACGCAATATTACGGAGGGCCCGCCAGCACAGTGCTGATGGAAGCCTCAATACCGGTGTGGCCTCAAGAAAGATGCGTTCGCAGCTTCACGCAACGAATCCCGAATACCACTATGTGCGCCGGCGCTTACGAGGGTGGTCGCGACGCCTGTCAA GGCGACTCGGGCGGCCCGTTGCTACACCAACTCAGTAACGGCAGATGGGTCAACATAGGAATCGTATCTTGGGGGATTCGCTGCGGCGAACCTGGATTTCCGGGGATATACACCCGCGTGAGCTCTTACCTCGATTGGATATTCGCAAACGCCGTATTCTAA